One Cyanobium sp. Tous-M-B4 DNA segment encodes these proteins:
- a CDS encoding pyridoxamine 5'-phosphate oxidase family protein encodes MDSLPPWRPLLRAALRREGKSPNGRWLQLATVACDGTPRVRTLVFRGWSAPAVLDLFTDGRSEKASELRNLPDAEICWLLPRARSQFRLRSRRCQLPAAELLIQRQHHWQSLTPSARALWGWPEPGIPLELEAAFPQELGDTTPMPSHFELLSFEVHQVELLELGGQPHRRRRWCASGSWSEELLNP; translated from the coding sequence ATGGATAGCCTGCCCCCATGGCGCCCCCTCTTGCGAGCTGCCCTGCGGAGGGAGGGCAAATCACCTAATGGCCGCTGGCTGCAACTTGCAACTGTCGCCTGCGATGGCACCCCCAGGGTGCGCACCTTGGTGTTTAGGGGCTGGTCAGCTCCAGCGGTTTTGGATTTGTTCACTGATGGTCGCAGTGAGAAGGCCAGCGAGCTGCGAAATTTGCCAGACGCGGAAATCTGCTGGCTTTTGCCTCGGGCACGCAGCCAGTTTCGATTGCGCTCAAGGCGCTGCCAGCTTCCTGCAGCGGAGCTGCTGATCCAGCGGCAGCACCATTGGCAAAGCCTCACCCCTTCCGCGAGGGCCTTATGGGGCTGGCCTGAGCCAGGAATTCCCCTTGAGCTGGAGGCAGCCTTTCCCCAGGAACTTGGCGACACCACACCGATGCCGAGTCACTTTGAACTGCTGAGCTTTGAGGTGCATCAGGTTGAGTTACTGGAACTTGGCGGGCAACCACACCGGCGCAGGCGCTGGTGCGCCTCTGGCTCCTGGTCTGAAGAGCTGCTGAACCCTTGA